One window of the Thermoproteales archaeon genome contains the following:
- a CDS encoding NAD-dependent epimerase/dehydratase family protein — protein MRILVTGAAGFIGSHITLEFFKRGYEVIAIDNFSRSNFYNFKFVREQGIEIIKGDIRDAVFLEKLPRVDWIIHAAALINVEESVEKPSLYYDINVRGTIILFKKFYEKGTRNFLYISSAAVYGEPKYLPVDEKHPVDPISPYGASKASAEFFIKSFYHSLSDFNYVIVRPFNVYGPGQSGEYAGVIARFIERILQGKSPIIFGDGLQTRDFIHVDDVARAIITIVEKNRLNEVFNIATGVPRRIRDLAYEIIKLANAQLEPTYLPPKPGDIVHSYAIPAKIMNLGWKPVIDFSEGLQDVLKWARSEIST, from the coding sequence ATGAGAATTTTAGTTACAGGAGCTGCAGGATTCATAGGTTCACACATTACTTTGGAATTTTTTAAGAGAGGCTACGAAGTTATCGCTATTGACAATTTTTCCAGATCAAATTTTTACAACTTTAAATTCGTTAGAGAGCAAGGAATTGAAATTATAAAAGGTGATATAAGAGATGCAGTATTTTTGGAAAAGCTTCCTCGGGTTGACTGGATAATTCATGCGGCTGCATTAATAAATGTGGAAGAATCGGTAGAGAAGCCAAGTTTATATTACGACATTAATGTAAGGGGAACGATAATACTTTTCAAAAAGTTCTATGAGAAAGGTACGAGAAACTTTCTCTATATTAGTTCAGCCGCAGTTTACGGCGAGCCAAAATATTTACCAGTTGATGAAAAACATCCAGTAGATCCCATATCGCCATATGGTGCTAGCAAAGCATCAGCGGAATTCTTTATAAAATCGTTCTATCATAGCCTAAGCGACTTCAATTACGTTATTGTGAGGCCTTTCAACGTTTACGGTCCAGGTCAGAGTGGAGAATACGCTGGTGTTATAGCAAGATTTATTGAAAGAATTTTACAGGGTAAATCCCCCATTATTTTTGGAGATGGTTTACAAACTAGAGATTTTATCCACGTAGATGATGTTGCTAGAGCTATAATAACGATAGTAGAGAAAAATAGATTAAACGAAGTCTTCAATATAGCAACAGGAGTGCCGCGAAGGATTAGAGACCTCGCATATGAAATAATTAAGCTTGCAAATGCGCAATTAGAGCCTACATATCTACCTCCTAAGCCAGGAGATATTGTACATAGTTACGCTATACCTGCTAAAATAATGAATTTAGGTTGGAAACCGGTTATAGATTTTAGTGAAGGCTTACAGGACGTTTTAAAATGGGCCAGATCGGAAATTTCTACCTAA